The following proteins are encoded in a genomic region of Glycine max cultivar Williams 82 chromosome 18, Glycine_max_v4.0, whole genome shotgun sequence:
- the LOC100526995 gene encoding uncharacterized protein LOC100526995, producing the protein MASSNCAISTCTSGTTAGINNNTDQSTVPPIMYLSNSEKWNKLSKKEGRSSTTSSSSLMKNSSSSSSSSTQRKCAFARKCARLVKEQRARFYIMRRCVIMLICWHEYNDS; encoded by the coding sequence ATGGCTTCTTCTAATTGTGCAATATCCACATGTACTAGTGGCACTACTGCAGGCATCAACAACAACACTGATCAAAGTACTGTCCCACCTATTATGTACTTGAGTAATAGTGAGAAGTGGAATAAGTTGTCAAAGAAAGAAGGCCGTTCCTCAAcaacttcttcttcctctctcatgaagaattcttcttcttcttcttcttcttccactcaGAGGAAGTGTGCTTTTGCTAGAAAGTGTGCTAGGCTGGTCAAAGAGCAAAGGGCTCGTTTCTACATCATGAGGCGCTGTGTCATTATGCTCATATGCTGGCATGAGTACAATGATTCatga